From the Jilunia laotingensis genome, the window AACGATGAAAAAGTTATTAACACTATTAGCGTGTACACTCTTATTATTCATTTCGTGCAGCAACTCTTCCGAAGAAGAAGGCAATAAAGGAAACACCAATCCCCCTACGACTCCGGCAGAACAATCCAAGCAGAATGTCGAGCGCGCTATCGAAATCATAGACAATGCCGTAGAGTGCTATTTTACTGGTGCAGGCATGGCCATGTCGAGATACTACAATCCTTATACAGGAAGCCGCTCCGAAGAGTTAGGAAGCGTATGGATGTACACAAGTTCGATCGAGGCAGTCAATGCAGTGCTTCATGCCCTCAAGGTTCAAAAGGAGCAAGGCATCAACGAATTATACGATGCCCACTTCGAACGCTACAAAGAGTTACTGTCCAAACTATACAGTAATACCGACTACTATGCCGGGACCTACACACTCGTATCTTTCACTCAAACAAAGGAATGGACCGTATATGGTGTCAACAGAGGCCGCGACAAAGGTATTGCGGAGGTTGAAGGCATCATGAATGTATACGATGATCAAATGTGGCTGATCCGGGAATACCTTGAAGCCTACAAGTTCACCGGTGATACAAAATACCTGACCAAAGCCGAATACCTGACAGAATATGTTCTTGACGGATGGGACTGCACACTCGATGCCAATGGCAACCAAAACGGTGGAATCCCTTGGGGGCCCGGCTATACCACTAAGCACTCATGTAGCAACGGTCCGCTTATCAGCCCGTTAGTATGGTTACATGAATTGTATAAAGGTAAGAACGACGAGATCACTTACGGATATGTTGCTACCGACAACAGCCGTCAAAAGAAAACGGAAAAGAAGAGTGACTATTATCTGAATATGGCCAAGGCCGTATATGATTATCAAAAGCAACATCTGCTAACCGCAGAAGGAGTTTACGATGATATGATGGGTGGATGTGTTCCGAATTGCGACGTAGCCTATGAAACAGTGAACGGTGTTA encodes:
- a CDS encoding glycoside hydrolase family 76 protein translates to MKKLLTLLACTLLLFISCSNSSEEEGNKGNTNPPTTPAEQSKQNVERAIEIIDNAVECYFTGAGMAMSRYYNPYTGSRSEELGSVWMYTSSIEAVNAVLHALKVQKEQGINELYDAHFERYKELLSKLYSNTDYYAGTYTLVSFTQTKEWTVYGVNRGRDKGIAEVEGIMNVYDDQMWLIREYLEAYKFTGDTKYLTKAEYLTEYVLDGWDCTLDANGNQNGGIPWGPGYTTKHSCSNGPLISPLVWLHELYKGKNDEITYGYVATDNSRQKKTEKKSDYYLNMAKAVYDYQKQHLLTAEGVYDDMMGGCVPNCDVAYETVNGVKYRKNTQLRDRVGPPISYNSGTMLSGAADLYRVTNDKTYLTDLSTLSDKSFAYFAKYGSSKPGYYTFDISGFNNWFNGVMMRGYVDVHPFYPTAATYIDAFQKNLDYAYSNYLYKHMLPTNLLVGWSRENSNNKVEGMFTFAFAAEYAVLAGYELKKN